The genomic interval ATACTTATATACATAATAGGTATTCGTataatattcttatttttatatataatttatacttatttttataGAGCATACGCTTATTTTTCTATATTATTACACTTATttttatatactatatatatatatataatagaaacttatttttatatctttaatccataattatttaatttttttttattctatatAAGGCAAAAATATCAGTTTAGAGATTCAGGGGatcctggaatgctttgggtggggagggaccccaaatcccagcccagttccaggattctgggattcttttCCAGAAATTCCAGAGGATTTCAGCCGCTGGAGACCTCTGGCCGTGGCCGTGGCCGAGGGGCTGACCCTGCTCctcgtgggctgctgctgctgctggagggagaggaggaagaattcccaggaaGGTTTGTCGGGAATGTGGGGGGGggatcccaaatttgggggttctGACCCCAAACCGACCACTGGAACCCGAAAATCTGGGAGTTTTGgattaaaaaatcccccaaatgccccaaatcccccccgtTTCCTTGCAGGATAACGGGGGCTACAGGCGCTTCCCAAATCCACAGGAATGGGAATTCCTGGGACCCCGGAATTCCCATCCCGGTGGAATTCTCCTCCTGGGAACTGCAGCCCCCACTGGGATCCATGGAACAGAAACATCGAGAAATTcgggtttttccccccaagatTCAACCCCCAGCTGCGCCTCGGAGCGAAGATCTGGGGATGGAAAACTGCGgaagggatggatttgggattgggcAGCGGGATGGGAATTCTGTGGGGTTTGTAGGGTTTGGGAACTTGGGAATccctttttatatttattttccttgttgtAAATACGGCTGAGCCGCACAATAAAGTTGTTTAATTAATTAACTGGCTGATTAGAGCCTGGGGAGCGGGAAGGGagtgggaattttttggggaattggAATTCTGGGCTGGAATTTTGTGTGGGGATGGAGCGGGGGAGGTGACCCCGGGGTCGGGATTTTCCTTGGGATCGCGATAGAAAGGGGTGGCGCCTCCTCTCCctcatcccaaaaatcctcgTGGCCAATTCCGGGCGTTAATTGGGATCATCCACAGGGAGGGGACTTAGGGAATTGCGCCATTCCCGGTGTTTCGGGGTGATCCCAACGCTTCCTCTGCTCGTGGAAATCGGCGCTGATGGAGAGGTGGGGGCGGGATTGGGTGGGAAAAGCTCAGGATCGGTGAAAAGGGCGGGAAACCCTTTGGAAAAGGTGCTGGGAATGCCTGGGTGACGCCTCGTGGAATCATGGAAAATCCCGGTTGGAAAAGACCATCCCAGCCACCCCAAAATCCGGGATTTTCCCTGAAATCCACCCCGAAatccccctggagcagctccagcccctcctcatCCCAAAGGACGAGCGGGGACGCCTCCGTCGGGGCGCTGTAATTTATCCTAATGACCCTCATTTGCATACCGGATTAATTTGCATCCCGCCAATCGCCATTCCCATTTCTCCTCCCTCGGTTTTGGTGTCACCGCAGCGAGGCGACACCGGAGCGGgacggggacagccccgggTCGGCCCCAAGTGGGTCAGGGCGCAGCGGGGGTCGCGGGGTCCCTTTGTTGGCCGACCCCCGCCCGTGGGAAGACGCCGAGGGCCGTTTGTCCCcagcgaggggacagcgggggtgGCGGTGGCCGCGGGGAGCCGCGACAAAGGCGCCGAGCGTGGCCGGGCGGGGAGGAACCCGCgatggaattccagcccctcctcgGCGGCGTCTGGAGCGGCGACCCCGGGAAATCCCGCGGGGATggtttggggatgggggagAATCccgggagggagctgggatcgAGCCGGCCTGGCCAGCCCGAGGTCATCCAGGGGAATGTCCAGGGATCCCTCGGATGCATCCCGGGATGGggatccagccctgcctgagccccTCCCGACGCTTCCCAACtctttttccatggaaaaatcaTCCCAGatttccagccctggcacagctcgaggccgttccctctcgtcctgccccattccctgggatcagatcccaaaccccccctggatcagatcccaaacccccctgggatcagatcccaaacccctctgggatcagatcccaaatcccccctgggatcagatcccaaacccccctggatcagatcccaaaccccctgggatcagatcccaaatccccccaggctttggggtcactctggtcacCCACAGTGAGGGGGACATGTGACCCTTGGGGTCAGTGTCCCACTGgccatggggacagtggggggatcctggatggatttgggatttgagggACTTGGGGGAGTCTGGGTagattttagggggatttgaggggttttCAGTGgtctgggtgggttttgttgaggatttgggggatctgggtgggttttggaggggttttggggggcctTGGGGCCACTCCAGTGGGGATCTGGGGGATGTGTCCCCATCAGGCCCAAGGGCTGCCTGTGTAACCCTGATAACTTCAGGTTCCACCCAAACGCCGTTATGATCcggaagaggaagaggaaccTCCCATCACGCGGTTTCTCCCCCGCCATCAAAATCCCCCCGCCCCAagttttggggggtcttggggggcTCCGGCCTTGGGGGTccttggggagcagctgccccgTGAGGGCGGTCCCCCCTGAGGGGTGCCCCACCCTGGGTTTGGCCGTGTCCCACCCTCGGTGAGGTGACGTTGGCGACAAAATGGCGCCCGGGCTGGCGCTgaacctcctcctcttcctcctcttcctccttttcctcctcttcaccGCGCCAGGTacggggctggggtggggacgtggctttggggacagctggggacctTGGGGTGACCCCACCCTGTCTCCACAAGGTGCCACCACCAGGTCCCTCCCCATGAGAGCCACCATGCCCTGAGGGGACGGACCGTCCCCACACGGAGTCCCAAAAAATGGAAGTGAGGGAAAAATTCATCcctgaggaatttggggtgggaaaatcCGAAacgctgctcctgcccctcttcGTGCAAAGGGCTCCAGACGGGGCCGAGCtgtttcaattttatttttaatgttcatTTCCATTTTGAACCTGTCTGGAATTCCAAGTGGGATGAGACCCAGGGAAGGACGAACCCAACTCCACCATCCCCAATTTTTTTTGGCAGCCTGGACAGAAGAACCCCCACCCTTGAAGGTGACCGGAGCTGTTGGCGGGGTGGTCTTcctgaacccccaaaacccccaaaacccctcgAAATACTCCCAAATCCACTGGCGCTGGGAAAACCAGCTGAGGATCGCCAGCCGGGAGCGGGGGGAGCAGCCCAGGTACCCCCAGAGCCGCTTTGGGGGGcgcctggagctgctggccaaCGGAACCCTCCGAATGAGCCGCCTGAGCCTCGGGGACAGCGGCGAGTACCGCCTCCACCTGGAGGATGACACGGGCAGGGAAAGCGTCCAGAGGGTCCTGCTGAGGGTCTACGGTGAGTGTGGGGACAGGGAACTGTCCCAGAGCCCCACGGTGGGGCTGGGGACGTTGTGAGGTCCTGGGATTGTCCCAGAGCTCCACGAGGACTTTGTGACTTCCTGGTTGTCGAAGAACCTCATGGGGACATTGTCCCAGAGCTCCATGGGTGGGCTGGGGATGTTGTGATGTGCTCAAGAGATTGTCCCAGAGCTCCATGGGGAGGTTGTGACTTCCAGGTTGTCCAAGAACCTCATGGGGACGTTGTCCCAGAGCTCCATGGGTGGGTTGGGGACATTGTGAGGTCCTGGGGATTGTCCCAGAGCTCCATGGGGACTTTGTGACTTCCAGATTGTCCAAGAACCTCATGGAGACGTTGTCCCAGAGCTCCATGGGTGGGCTGGGGACATTGTGACATTCTCGGGGTTGCCCCACTGCCCCACAGGGACATTGTGACATCTGGGTTGTCTAAGAGCCTCATGGGGACCTTGTGACATCCTGGGGGttgtcccagagctccaggaggatgTTGTGACTTCTTGGTTGTCCAAGAACCTCATGGGGACATCGTGACGTCCTGGGCActgtcccagagctccaggaggacTTTGTGCCatcctgggcactgtccaggagctccagggggACTTTGTGCCATCCTGGGCAGtgtccaggagctccaggaggacTTTGTGCCATCCTGGGCActgtcccagagctccaggaggacATTGTGCCATCCTGGGCActgtcccagagctccagggggaCTTTGTGCCatcctgggcactgtccaggagctccagggggACTCTGTGCCatcctgggcactgtccaggagctccagggggACTCTGTGCCatcctgggcactgtccaggagctccagggggACTCTGTGCCATCCTGGGCactctccaggagctccaggaggacTTTGTGCCATCCTGGGCactctccaggagctccagggggACTTTGTGCCatcctgggcactgtccaggagctccagggggACTTTGTGCCATGCTGGCCTCTCCTGCAGACCTGGTCCCGAAGCCCCGCGTGACGGCCACCACCAGCGGTGACTCTGAGGTGTGCAACACCACCCTGAACTGCTCCGTGGCCCTCGAAGGGGTCACCTACGAGTGGATCCCTCCCCAGAAGCTCGTGATGAAGGAGGGCCCCATCCTGGAGGTCTCCATCAACCCCACGGTGGAAACCTACGTGTGCAAGGTCAGCAACCCCGTGTCCTCCAGCAACGCCTCGCTGACCTTCCGGCCCCCCTGCAGCTGGACAGGTACGGCCAGGGCCGGCCACGGCtccgggcagggctggcctggcctttgggatgtccccagagtggtttggggggggtctggggactTTGAGAGCCATCCCACAGAACTGTTGGGGTTGGGAAGGAGCCACGAGGTCATCGGTCCAACGTGGGGCTGACCCCGTGGGGCTGAGCCACGAGGTCATCCGGGGGATCTCCAGGGGTTCCTCGGACACCTCAGGGATggacaccccaaacctccctgggatTGACCCCTCCTGGTCATCCAGGGGGATCTCCAGGGATggacaccccaaacctccctgagccccttccaaggccttttccccttttccaggagaaatttccccaaatttcccaccctgagcctcccctggcacagctcgaGGCCCTTCTTCTGTCCTGATTTTTggattccaccccaaaatcgaCTCCGCTGTGCTGTCGGAGAATccctgaaccccaaaactgaccccatgGTGTATCGGGGGgtccctgaaccccaaaaatcaatcCAGGAGGGGTCAGGGGCTCCCTGCACCCCCCAAAATGatccctgggagcagatcccAGTCCCAAGGTGGATCCCAGGGGTGGGGgatcccttttccctcctcccgtgggtttggggagggatttggggaccctcctggagctcctggatcTGCCTCCAGACGAATCCTCCTCGTCCGCCACCTGCGCCGCGCCCCGcgccctggtggccctgggacaCCTcgtcctcctcttcctcctgctcacCGTGGCTTGAGGACCCCGCGGGTGGCACCTCCGGTCACCTCCTCACCTGCCAGCACCACAGGACCAACACCTGGATGAAGATCCCGAAATCCTCCGGGCGCGGAAAAACCGCGGGCGCGCGAGGGAGCGGCGTCACCGGGCCCGTTCAGCTCGGGGTTAATCCGGAAATCCTTCTctccccaaaaccatcccaaaatcTGCGGGGAGACCCCATCTGAGCCCTTCCCGGGGTTCCCTGGAATTCTGGGGGATCCTCCAATTTTTGGGATGGCCTCGAAGGGCGGGGCCAAGGCGGCGCCTTTGGTGCTCCCTGCGAGGGAGGGCTTGGGGTCGGGTTTGGATTTCCCAGATGTTTCTTTGCACATTAAATTCCATCCTGGACACCCCatctttgggattttctggatttttcccTGGGCTCAGGGATTTCAGTGTTTCCCCCCAGCCCCGTTTTTGGGGACAAAATCCCTTCCTCTGTCCCCCAGA from Haemorhous mexicanus isolate bHaeMex1 chromosome 31, bHaeMex1.pri, whole genome shotgun sequence carries:
- the LOC132340190 gene encoding CD48 antigen-like isoform X2 produces the protein MAPGLALNLLLFLLFLLFLLFTAPAWTEEPPPLKVTGAVGGVVFLNPQNPQNPSKYSQIHWRWENQLRIASRERGEQPRYPQSRFGGRLELLANGTLRMSRLSLGDSGEYRLHLEDDTGRESVQRVLLRVYDLVPKPRVTATTSGDSEVCNTTLNCSVALEGVTYEWIPPQKLVMKEGPILEVSINPTVETYVCKVSNPVSSSNASLTFRPPCSWTDESSSSATCAAPRALVALGHLVLLFLLLTVA
- the LOC132340190 gene encoding CD48 antigen-like isoform X1 gives rise to the protein MFISILNLSGIPSGMRPREGRTQLHHPQFFLAAWTEEPPPLKVTGAVGGVVFLNPQNPQNPSKYSQIHWRWENQLRIASRERGEQPRYPQSRFGGRLELLANGTLRMSRLSLGDSGEYRLHLEDDTGRESVQRVLLRVYDLVPKPRVTATTSGDSEVCNTTLNCSVALEGVTYEWIPPQKLVMKEGPILEVSINPTVETYVCKVSNPVSSSNASLTFRPPCSWTDESSSSATCAAPRALVALGHLVLLFLLLTVA